The following proteins come from a genomic window of Salvia hispanica cultivar TCC Black 2014 chromosome 4, UniMelb_Shisp_WGS_1.0, whole genome shotgun sequence:
- the LOC125222230 gene encoding 50S ribosomal protein 6, chloroplastic: MSVSAIFGARLALPPPSAAATKALPPPPSRLSLGGGGGLAIECSSRPQKKATKHHMKSRPRKSRPSDIRHGPAVYPPLPPLPPEWTLVSGDSAAAPSPSQPAVQSE, from the coding sequence ATGTCAGTTTCAGCCATTTTCGGGGCAAGACTGGCGCTTCCGCCCCCCTCCGCCGCAGCAACCAAGGCTCTCCCACCGCCACCGAGCCGCCTATCgctcggcggcggcggcggattgGCGATCGAGTGCTCTTCCCGACCGCAGAAAAAGGCGACGAAGCATCACATGAAGTCCCGCCCCCGCAAGAGCCGCCCTTCCGACATACGCCACGGCCCCGCCGTCTACCCCCCGCTCCCGCCTCTCCCTCCGGAATGGACTCTCGTCTCCGGCGACTCCGCCGCcgcgccgtcgccgtcgcagCCTGCTGTCCAGTCCGAGTGA
- the LOC125222229 gene encoding uncharacterized protein LOC125222229, whose protein sequence is MGDHFMEDTPMGEGCSQTLFKLTKDKRIISRAACVNPPSQMPAVWDITSIVRKDKVRFLSSLPGFSIIPACEDSHQEKEWGQFLDFLQKHNRVAISNFGLFEFYILPSLERSRSDLATVRYKGKASKTSPGVADSDQISPPTSQSQAGEVAMSISNVSQDKYSPKIQCAEVNGDSSCDLSAKASSQLGNSVETVKPFQRNYVTAHPSYLKTLGQAHSSWIFGAVAELVDNARDAKATKYPKNGIIWPREN, encoded by the exons ATGGGGGATCATTTCATGGAAGATACTCCAATGGGAGAAG GGTGTTCCCAGACTCTTTTTAAACTGACAAAGGATAAAAGAATTATAAGTCGTGCAGCATGTGTCAATCCACCCAGCCAAAT GCCTGCAGTTTGGGACATAACTTCCATTGTCAGGAAAGACAAGGTCAGATTTCTATCTTCATTGCCTGGTTTTTCTATAATACCAGCCTGTGAAGATTCCCATCAGGAAAAAGAATGGGGGCAGTTCTTGGATTTCCTTCAGAAGCATAACAGG GTTGCTATATCAAACTTCGGATTGTTTGAATTCTACATACTACCTTCCCTTGAACGCTCAAGATCTGACCTTGCAACTGTTCGATACAAAGGGAAAGCATCAAAAACATCTCCAG GGGTTGCTGATTCTGATCAAATATCTCCGCCTACATCTCAATCTCAGGCTGGTGAGGTTGCTATGTCGATCTCAAACGTTTCTCAAGATAAATATTCTCCTAAGATACAATGTGCAGAAGTAAATGGAGATTCCTCTTGTGATTTGTCAGCTAAAGCTAGCAGTCAATTAGGAAATTCTGTTGAAACAGTTAAACCCTTTCAGAGAAATTATGTAACAGCACATCCCAGTTATCTGAAAACACTTGGTCAAGCACATTCCAGTTGGATATTTGGGGCAGTTGCTGAGCTTGTTGATAATGCAAGGGATGCAAAAGCAACCAA ATATCCAAAGAATGGTATCATTTGGCCACGGGAAAACTGA
- the LOC125224491 gene encoding MORC family CW-type zinc finger protein 3-like, which produces MRLGKDALVLTQTTNSRSIAFLSQSLNEGKDNLEIPIVSYRRVGQSMEVDTDVQNKDAAKLYLKIIKRYSPFDKYLIGEKVGIFGADGTGTQIYIWNLDEWGSDYSLKWEAGFTGGSSFHQGGIFIRSRRTRCRPGQMSLSVPLDYCLKSYLEVIFLDPRMKIYVQGALVRSRPLAKSLSKTTVENGTILGKPVQLTLGRSQLEWEQANSGIFLYWHGRLIEAYKRVGSMVHNGDCGRGIIGVADVTKIMDDENGCVWVHSNKQGFQDCEAYAELEQWLGEKANEYIDKYVDKIQLRKGNASDKPDHEWVQCDKCRKWRMLSADFDSKTLPSQWFCYMKPFTGLCDTPEESITSGTITISTKRHSYNTKDPRNGFREKEAIKSEGISNYASDSEGDDVKVSVKRQMRSSLPRFCKKNG; this is translated from the exons ATGCGACTAGGAAAGGATGCTTTGGTTCTGACCCAGACAACTAACTCCAGATCAATTGCATTCCTCTCGCAGTCGCTGAATGAAGGCAAAGAT AATCTGGAGATACCCATTGTAAGCTACCGCAGAGTTGGGCAATCCATGGAAGTGGACACAGATGTCCAGAATAAGGATGCGGCAAAGTTGTACTTGAAGATCATTAAAAGATATTCCCCATTTGATAAGTATCTTATTGGTGAAAAAGTGGGTATCTTTGGGGCAGATGGTACTGGaacacaaatttatatatggaaTCTGGATGAATGGGGATCAGATTATAGTTTAAAATGGGAAGCTGGGTTCACTGGCGGGAGTTCGTTTCATCAGGGTGGTATATTCATTCGGTCAAGAAGGACAAGATGCCGTCCAGGGCAAATGTCTTTGTCG GTTCCTTTGGACTACTGTCTGAAATCGTATTTGGAGGTGATATTCTTAGATCCAAGGATGAAGATCTATGTACAGGGAGCACTG GTTAGAAGTCGACCCCTTGCAAAATCATTGAGTAAGACTACTGTTGAAAATGGCACCATCTTAGGAAAACCAGTTCAACTTACTCTTGGCCGTTCTCAATTGGAATGGGAGCAAGCAAATAGtggaatatttttatattggcACGGACGTTTAATAGAG GCTTATAAGAGAGTTGGAAGCATGGTTCACAATGGAGATTGTGGACGTGGCATCATTGGTGTGGCTGATGTTACTAAAATAATG GACGATGAGAATGGTTGTGTCTGGGTGCACAGCAACAAGCAAGGGTTCCAAGACTGTGAAGCCTATGCTGAACTGGAGCAGTGGCTGGGTGAAAAAGCGAATGAATATATAGACAAATATGTTGATAAGATTCAATTG AGAAAGGGTAATGCGTCAGACAAACCTGATCATGAATGGGTGCAGTGTGACAAATGCAGAAAATGGAGGATGCTAAGCGCTGATTTTGACAGCAAGACATTACCTTCACAATG GTTCTGTTACATGAAGCCTTTTACTGGTCTCTGTGATACACCAGAAGAATCAATCACAAGTGGAACAATTACAATATCAACCAAGCGTCACAGTTACAACACAAAAGATCCAAGAAACGGCTTTCGTGAAAAAGAAGCCATTAAATCAGAAG GCATTAGTAACTATGCTAGTGATTCGGAAGGGGACGATGTGAAGGTCTCTGTAAAGCGGCAGATGCGATCATCTCTTCCAAGGTTCTGTAAGAAGAACGGATGA